One part of the Parabacteroides distasonis ATCC 8503 genome encodes these proteins:
- the uvrB gene encoding excinuclease ABC subunit UvrB, with amino-acid sequence MNFEISSSFSPTGDQPEAIAALSEGIKSGVPFQTLLGVTGSGKTFTIANVIKEVQRPTLILSHNKTLAAQLYSEFKAFFPNNAVEYFVSYYDYYQPEAYLPSTDTYIEKDLAINEEIDKLRLRATASLLSGRKDVIVVSSVSCLYGMADPTAFAEKVTHLERGMRIDRDKLLRRFVDALYVNNKLEFKSGCFRVNGDTVDIFPAIETFDGMAYRIEFWDDEIDRISSFNPLTGEEYDEQDELNIYPTNLFVTTQERINMAIGQIDVDLGTQVNFLKEIGKPFEAKRLYERVTFDLEMIRELGHCSGIENYSRYFDGRAAGDRPFCLLDYFPKDFLLVVDESHVTIPQIRAMYGGDYARKKNLVEYGFRLPSAMDNRPLTFDEFESLTPLGIYVSATPADYELIKSEGVVVEQVIRPTGLLDPIIDVRPSLNQIDDLMEEITQRSAKDERVLVTTLTKRMAEELTTYMTRMGVRCNYIHSDVDTLERVQIMDDLRNGLFDVLIGVNLLREGLDLPEVSLVAILDADKEGFLRSHRSLTQTAGRAARNVNGKVIFYADKITASMQQTMDETNRRREKQMAYNEAHGITPKQVMKNSVSMLAEKQQTAEPYAYIEPEPSLVADPVVQYMNRTQLEKAIERTRKQMTEAAKKLDFIEAAQFRDELVKLEDLLKTKKD; translated from the coding sequence ATGAATTTTGAAATATCGTCTTCGTTCAGTCCCACGGGTGACCAACCCGAGGCGATTGCGGCGTTGTCGGAAGGGATCAAGAGTGGTGTTCCTTTCCAGACACTTTTGGGTGTTACCGGTTCCGGTAAGACGTTTACGATCGCTAACGTGATAAAGGAAGTTCAGAGACCGACCTTGATACTCAGTCATAATAAGACGCTTGCCGCTCAGTTGTACAGTGAGTTTAAAGCGTTTTTCCCAAATAATGCGGTAGAGTACTTTGTCTCTTATTATGATTATTACCAACCGGAGGCCTATCTACCTTCTACCGATACCTATATAGAGAAAGACTTGGCGATCAATGAGGAGATCGATAAGCTGCGTTTGAGGGCCACGGCTTCCTTATTGTCGGGTCGTAAGGACGTGATCGTGGTCTCATCCGTATCCTGCTTATATGGCATGGCAGACCCTACGGCTTTCGCCGAGAAAGTGACGCATCTGGAACGGGGTATGCGTATCGACCGGGATAAGCTGTTGCGCCGGTTTGTAGACGCCTTGTACGTGAATAATAAGCTGGAGTTCAAAAGCGGCTGTTTCCGTGTGAATGGTGATACGGTGGATATTTTCCCGGCGATCGAGACCTTCGACGGCATGGCGTACCGTATCGAGTTCTGGGATGATGAGATAGACCGCATCTCCTCTTTCAATCCGTTGACAGGCGAGGAGTATGATGAGCAAGATGAGCTGAATATTTATCCTACCAATTTATTCGTGACCACCCAAGAGCGTATCAATATGGCGATCGGTCAGATCGATGTGGATCTGGGGACGCAGGTGAATTTCCTCAAGGAGATCGGTAAGCCCTTCGAGGCGAAACGCCTGTATGAGCGTGTCACGTTTGATCTGGAAATGATCCGGGAGCTAGGGCATTGCTCGGGTATCGAGAACTATTCCCGTTATTTCGACGGACGCGCGGCGGGAGATCGTCCTTTCTGCCTGTTGGATTATTTCCCGAAAGACTTCCTGCTTGTCGTAGACGAGAGCCATGTGACGATCCCGCAGATTCGTGCGATGTATGGCGGGGATTATGCCCGGAAGAAAAACTTGGTGGAGTATGGTTTCCGTTTGCCCTCGGCGATGGATAACCGTCCGCTTACCTTCGATGAGTTCGAGTCGTTGACGCCTCTAGGCATTTATGTGAGCGCTACTCCCGCCGATTACGAGTTGATAAAGAGCGAGGGAGTGGTGGTGGAGCAGGTGATACGTCCGACAGGCCTGCTGGACCCGATTATCGATGTCCGTCCTTCATTAAACCAAATCGACGACTTGATGGAGGAGATCACGCAGCGCTCGGCAAAAGACGAACGAGTCTTGGTGACTACCTTGACCAAGCGTATGGCGGAAGAGCTGACTACGTATATGACCCGCATGGGGGTACGATGCAACTATATACATAGCGATGTAGATACCTTGGAACGTGTACAGATTATGGACGACCTGCGGAATGGCCTGTTTGATGTGCTGATCGGTGTCAATCTGCTACGCGAGGGGCTGGATTTACCGGAAGTCTCGTTGGTCGCTATCTTGGATGCGGATAAGGAAGGCTTTTTGCGTTCCCACCGATCCTTGACGCAGACAGCTGGACGTGCCGCCCGAAACGTGAATGGAAAGGTTATCTTCTATGCCGATAAGATCACGGCGAGTATGCAGCAGACCATGGACGAGACCAATCGCCGGCGGGAGAAACAGATGGCTTATAACGAGGCGCATGGCATTACTCCGAAGCAAGTCATGAAAAACAGTGTATCCATGCTTGCCGAGAAACAACAAACGGCGGAGCCTTACGCTTATATAGAGCCGGAACCAAGCTTGGTAGCGGACCCGGTCGTGCAATACATGAACCGTACGCAGCTTGAGAAGGCGATCGAGCGGACTCGCAAACAGATGACGGAAGCAGCGAAGAAACTGGATTTCATCGAGGCTGCCCAATTCCGTGACGAGCTGGTGAAATTGGAGGATTTACTGAAAACGAAAAAGGATTAG
- a CDS encoding N-acetylmuramoyl-L-alanine amidase-like domain-containing protein, with protein sequence MRRGMILLGFWMCVCMVFLVNAQEHTSRKLYCTDEDRAIFDRYCTQMEPKKSLPLDELMIHTALFFRGTPYVASTLEKEPEGLVVNLRELDCTTFAETVLALSRTLWEENPTFENFCENLQQLRYRDGTIHDYTDRLHYMTDWFYENERKGIVKDMGREIGGASLPLDLSFISTHPDSYKQLKNHPERVRRMADKEKEINLRPHYYVPKQEIEKCSSGIKNGDILCFVTSIKGLDVTHVGIAYWKDGQLTFIHASFSAKKVIIQVSSLRDYAEGIKSCKGILVARPLSIY encoded by the coding sequence ATGAGAAGGGGAATGATACTGCTCGGTTTTTGGATGTGTGTATGTATGGTGTTTTTAGTGAACGCCCAAGAGCATACATCCCGTAAGTTGTATTGTACGGATGAGGATCGTGCTATTTTCGATCGGTATTGTACTCAGATGGAACCTAAGAAGTCGTTACCCCTAGACGAGCTAATGATCCATACCGCCCTTTTCTTCCGGGGGACTCCTTATGTCGCCTCTACCTTGGAAAAGGAGCCGGAGGGCTTGGTGGTCAATCTGCGGGAACTGGATTGTACCACATTCGCGGAGACCGTATTGGCTTTATCCCGCACCCTGTGGGAAGAAAATCCTACCTTTGAGAACTTCTGTGAGAATTTACAGCAGCTCCGGTACAGAGACGGCACGATCCATGATTACACGGATCGTTTGCATTATATGACCGACTGGTTCTATGAGAACGAGCGAAAAGGAATCGTGAAAGATATGGGGCGGGAGATCGGTGGTGCCTCCCTACCTTTGGATTTATCTTTTATATCCACGCATCCGGATAGCTATAAGCAATTGAAGAACCATCCGGAAAGGGTTCGAAGGATGGCCGATAAGGAAAAGGAGATAAACCTGCGTCCTCATTATTATGTGCCTAAACAGGAGATCGAGAAATGTTCGTCCGGAATCAAGAATGGCGATATCCTCTGTTTTGTTACTTCTATCAAGGGGCTGGACGTGACGCATGTCGGGATCGCCTATTGGAAGGATGGACAACTGACATTTATCCATGCCTCTTTTTCCGCTAAAAAGGTAATCATCCAAGTATCCTCCTTACGAGATTACGCCGAGGGGATAAAGAGCTGTAAAGGGATATTGGTAGCCCGCCCACTATCGATTTATTGA
- a CDS encoding DUF5686 family protein, whose translation MKKLYSILTLILISISIFAKSTDTYSDKILSFGKGNRETRERADSIMHLVIEKATQYQNTVSKYEAEIYIKGRTEILKQNMLIRLAHHIFPIDRKNKDMLFEMVSQSKFNAPQNYLHDLKAVNGNSIPNGKKQQEALAFLNLNVYSPTAYDDAIFMPIASNAFKFYTFNLEGLETINGLTIYKIRFLPKQWSQKLVCGDLYIIDQSWTIDKIDMNGRYSFAEFNLVMSYGRDFRRFILPEKADLFLRYRVLGNAVATTYHSSFKYQEVEWVEEDNESHKWKSLDLTNYYKLSSDTVPIIRDSTYWNIHRDNPLSPDEAHLYNKAQEQNINKIDTADDLQKYVKLTEQLTNTVNMDYKTTRIKYSGLLNPFQLGYSARNGITYKQRFRISKTFTRDKQIRFRPEIGYVFKRKQIFFKVGGDWEYSPQKRGILSVEVGNSNESYSSEITQKINEELKDSTFNFDDLNLEYFKHYYAEIKNSIELFNGFQLTTGISYHRRIPSKKKVAIDPGDDVEEILSQNYNDFTPTLGFSYTPRQYYRMDGYRKEYVYSYYPTISIEIARGIPGVGKSSGDYGRIEADVHQSLMLGLCRRLNYHISAGLYTQQKSTYFADFRYFTRRNFPDTWDDQIGGVFNLLKGEWFNASDKYIQAHFMYESPFVLFKILRINSTKKFMQTASRYILSERFYLSQLWTPVLPSYTEVGYGIGNHIFNIGIFAGFDRWHYQSMGFKFAFELFQ comes from the coding sequence TTGAAAAAGTTATATTCGATACTTACCTTGATTTTAATCTCTATAAGTATTTTCGCGAAGAGCACTGATACTTATAGTGATAAGATCCTGTCTTTTGGCAAGGGGAATCGAGAAACGAGAGAACGGGCGGACTCGATCATGCACCTTGTTATCGAAAAGGCAACCCAATACCAAAATACGGTATCGAAATATGAGGCTGAGATCTATATCAAAGGACGTACAGAAATTTTAAAACAAAATATGTTAATACGTCTCGCCCACCATATCTTCCCTATCGACCGAAAAAATAAGGATATGCTTTTTGAGATGGTCAGCCAATCTAAATTTAACGCTCCGCAGAACTATCTTCATGATCTAAAGGCGGTCAACGGAAACAGCATACCCAACGGGAAAAAGCAGCAGGAGGCCTTGGCCTTCTTGAATTTGAACGTATACTCCCCTACCGCTTACGATGATGCTATCTTCATGCCGATAGCTAGCAACGCTTTTAAGTTTTATACGTTCAATTTGGAAGGGCTGGAAACTATCAACGGCTTGACGATTTACAAAATCCGTTTCCTGCCGAAGCAATGGAGCCAGAAATTGGTATGCGGGGATCTATATATCATCGACCAGTCATGGACGATCGATAAGATCGATATGAACGGTCGTTACTCTTTCGCCGAATTCAACCTAGTCATGAGCTACGGACGGGATTTCAGGCGGTTCATCCTGCCCGAGAAGGCGGATCTATTCCTCCGATACAGGGTATTGGGAAACGCAGTGGCAACCACCTACCATTCTTCCTTTAAGTATCAGGAAGTGGAATGGGTGGAGGAGGACAACGAAAGCCATAAATGGAAATCCTTGGACCTGACCAATTATTACAAGCTCTCGTCCGATACGGTTCCTATTATCAGGGATTCCACGTATTGGAATATCCATCGTGACAATCCCTTGAGTCCGGATGAAGCCCACTTATACAATAAAGCCCAAGAGCAGAATATAAATAAAATCGATACGGCCGATGATCTCCAGAAGTACGTTAAACTAACGGAGCAGTTAACGAATACGGTCAATATGGATTATAAAACGACCCGTATTAAATATTCCGGGCTTCTGAATCCATTCCAATTGGGTTATTCCGCCCGTAACGGCATCACTTACAAACAGCGATTCCGTATCAGCAAGACATTTACCCGTGACAAGCAAATTCGTTTTCGTCCGGAGATAGGTTACGTATTCAAGCGCAAGCAGATATTTTTCAAGGTTGGAGGCGATTGGGAATACTCGCCGCAGAAACGGGGAATTTTATCGGTAGAAGTAGGAAACAGTAATGAAAGCTATTCCTCCGAGATCACCCAAAAGATCAATGAGGAACTAAAGGATTCCACCTTCAATTTTGATGATTTAAACCTTGAGTATTTCAAGCATTACTATGCGGAAATAAAAAACTCCATTGAGTTATTCAATGGGTTTCAATTAACAACAGGCATCTCTTACCATCGCCGTATCCCCTCTAAAAAGAAAGTGGCGATTGATCCCGGGGATGATGTAGAGGAAATACTTAGCCAAAATTATAATGACTTTACGCCCACGCTCGGTTTCTCCTATACCCCCCGCCAATATTATCGCATGGACGGATACCGGAAGGAGTATGTCTATTCGTATTATCCCACGATATCAATCGAAATAGCGAGAGGTATCCCCGGAGTCGGGAAAAGCTCGGGAGATTACGGACGTATAGAGGCGGACGTGCATCAAAGCCTTATGCTTGGCCTATGCAGACGATTGAACTATCATATCAGCGCCGGTCTTTATACGCAACAGAAGTCTACCTATTTCGCGGACTTTAGGTATTTCACCCGCAGGAATTTCCCCGATACATGGGATGATCAGATCGGCGGAGTCTTCAATCTGCTGAAAGGCGAGTGGTTCAATGCCTCCGATAAGTATATACAAGCGCATTTCATGTATGAAAGCCCTTTTGTCTTATTCAAGATCCTCCGCATCAACTCCACGAAAAAATTCATGCAAACGGCCTCACGCTATATCCTCTCCGAACGCTTTTATCTGAGCCAGCTATGGACACCGGTCTTGCCTAGCTATACGGAAGTCGGATACGGGATCGGGAACCATATCTTTAATATCGGGATATTCGCCGGATTCGATCGCTGGCATTACCAAAGCATGGGATTCAAGTTTGCCTTCGAGTTATTTCAATAA
- a CDS encoding Crp/Fnr family transcriptional regulator, translated as MWRVLTDKEREILRSNSTIQHFKRNELIYCEGDEPKDMMCLLKGKVKIYKDGVGGRSQIIRMIKPVQYFGYRASFAQEDYLTNASAFEASTVCMIPMTVVTGLLMSNPNLAMFFIRQLSIDLGISDERTVNLTQKHIRGRLAESLLFLKDSYGLEEDGATLSIYLAREDLANLSNMTTSNAIRTLSTFVAERIIALDGRKIKLIDEDRLKKISKMG; from the coding sequence GTGTGGAGGGTTCTGACCGATAAGGAACGTGAGATCCTCCGTAGTAATTCGACGATCCAGCATTTCAAACGTAACGAGTTGATTTATTGCGAGGGCGACGAACCAAAGGACATGATGTGCTTGTTAAAGGGTAAAGTGAAGATTTACAAGGATGGAGTAGGTGGCAGAAGCCAGATTATCCGAATGATTAAGCCTGTGCAGTATTTTGGTTACCGGGCTAGTTTCGCTCAAGAAGATTACTTGACGAACGCTTCCGCATTCGAGGCTTCTACGGTTTGCATGATTCCTATGACAGTGGTTACGGGCCTTTTAATGAGTAATCCGAATTTGGCTATGTTTTTCATCCGACAATTATCCATTGATCTCGGTATCTCGGATGAACGTACGGTTAACCTTACGCAAAAACATATTCGTGGGCGATTAGCTGAATCTTTGTTATTCCTGAAAGATAGTTACGGACTGGAAGAAGACGGTGCTACGTTAAGCATCTATTTGGCTCGTGAAGATCTGGCAAATCTATCTAATATGACTACATCGAATGCTATTCGCACGTTGTCTACCTTTGTGGCGGAACGTATCATTGCTTTAGACGGTAGAAAGATTAAGTTGATAGATGAAGATCGGTTGAAGAAAATCAGCAAGATGGGATAA
- the kdsA gene encoding 3-deoxy-8-phosphooctulonate synthase, whose product MITINDLNKSENFFLMAGPCVIEGEDMALRIAEKIVGITERLHIPYVFKGSYRKANRSRLDSFTGIGDEKALKILRKVSETFDIPTVTDIHETTEAAMAAEYVDVLQIPAFLCRQTDLLVAAAETGKIVNIKKGQFLSPGAMQFAVQKVVDAGNDNVMITERGTTFGYTDLVVDFRGIPQMQTFGFPVIMDVTHSLQQPNQTSGVTGGLPALIETIAKAAIAIGTDGLFIETHPEPSQAKSDGANMLRLDLLEDLLTRLVRLRQAIL is encoded by the coding sequence ATGATAACAATAAACGATCTAAATAAAAGCGAGAACTTCTTCTTGATGGCAGGTCCTTGCGTAATCGAGGGGGAAGATATGGCGTTACGTATCGCCGAGAAAATAGTGGGTATCACGGAAAGACTGCATATACCCTATGTATTCAAAGGCTCCTATCGGAAAGCGAATCGCTCCCGTCTGGATTCTTTCACGGGCATCGGGGATGAGAAGGCGTTAAAGATCTTACGGAAGGTGAGCGAGACGTTCGATATTCCCACCGTTACCGACATCCATGAGACAACGGAAGCTGCCATGGCCGCCGAATATGTCGATGTCCTTCAAATCCCGGCTTTCCTATGCCGCCAAACGGATTTATTGGTAGCGGCGGCCGAGACCGGGAAGATCGTCAATATAAAGAAAGGACAGTTCCTTTCGCCGGGTGCCATGCAATTCGCCGTACAAAAGGTAGTGGACGCAGGAAATGATAATGTCATGATCACCGAGCGGGGAACGACATTCGGCTATACCGACCTTGTTGTCGATTTCCGGGGTATCCCGCAAATGCAAACATTCGGTTTCCCAGTCATTATGGATGTAACCCATTCCTTGCAACAGCCGAACCAAACCTCCGGCGTGACCGGTGGATTGCCCGCCCTTATCGAGACGATAGCGAAAGCCGCTATAGCCATAGGCACGGACGGCCTGTTTATAGAGACCCACCCGGAGCCAAGCCAAGCCAAATCCGACGGGGCCAATATGCTCAGACTGGATTTATTAGAAGATCTTTTGACACGTTTGGTACGTTTACGCCAAGCGATCCTATAA
- the miaA gene encoding tRNA (adenosine(37)-N6)-dimethylallyltransferase MiaA has protein sequence MKSYELITILGPTASGKTTFAAALAAQLDTEIISADSRQIYRSMDIGTGKDLADYNVNGKQIPYHLIDICEPGYKYNVFEYQHDFFRVYEDMKRRGKLPILCGGTGMYIEAVLKGYKLLDVPQNPELRESLRNKTLEELETILASYKILHNKTDVDTAQRAIRAIEIEEYYKTQAPDVNEYNPINSLIIGIHIDRELRREKISRRLRTRLDEGMVDEVRTILATGVKPEDLIYYGLEYKFLTLYIIGELSFEEMVSQLEIAIHQFAKRQMTWFRGMERRGCEIHWIDATLPTEEKIATTMRILNNQL, from the coding sequence ATGAAATCATATGAACTTATCACGATTCTAGGGCCTACGGCTTCTGGAAAGACGACCTTCGCCGCCGCTCTCGCCGCCCAGTTGGATACGGAGATCATCAGCGCTGATTCCCGGCAGATCTATCGTTCTATGGATATCGGGACGGGTAAGGATTTGGCCGATTACAACGTGAATGGAAAACAAATCCCCTATCACTTGATCGATATCTGCGAGCCTGGCTATAAATATAACGTATTTGAGTATCAGCATGACTTTTTCCGGGTCTATGAGGATATGAAGCGGAGGGGTAAACTCCCGATCTTATGTGGAGGAACCGGGATGTACATAGAGGCCGTACTAAAAGGATATAAGCTATTAGACGTGCCTCAAAATCCTGAGCTAAGGGAATCCTTGAGGAATAAAACCTTGGAGGAACTGGAAACCATCCTCGCCTCTTATAAGATATTACATAATAAAACGGACGTGGACACCGCCCAGCGGGCTATCCGTGCGATCGAGATCGAGGAGTATTATAAGACTCAGGCACCAGACGTAAATGAATATAATCCGATCAACAGCCTGATCATCGGTATCCACATCGACCGGGAATTACGTAGGGAAAAAATATCCAGACGCTTGCGGACCCGGTTGGACGAAGGAATGGTGGATGAGGTTCGTACGATCTTGGCTACGGGTGTTAAACCGGAAGACTTGATCTATTACGGATTGGAATATAAGTTTCTTACTTTATATATTATCGGGGAGCTTTCTTTTGAGGAGATGGTCTCGCAACTCGAGATAGCGATCCATCAATTCGCCAAGAGGCAAATGACTTGGTTCCGGGGCATGGAGCGCCGGGGTTGCGAGATTCATTGGATAGACGCCACTCTACCGACCGAAGAAAAAATAGCGACAACAATGCGAATTCTAAATAATCAGCTATGA
- the gap gene encoding type I glyceraldehyde-3-phosphate dehydrogenase, which produces MIKLGINGFGRIGRMVFRAAVANFGNDIQVVGINDLLDADYLAYMLKYDSVHGRFDGEVAVEDGALVVNGNKIRLTAEMDPANLKWNEVDADVVVESTGFFLTDETARKHIQAGAKKVIMSAPSKDATPMFVYGVNHTTYAGQDIISNASCTTNCLAPIAKVLNDKFGIVKGLMTTVHAATATQKTVDGPSKKDWRGGRGILENIIPSSTGAAKAVGKVLPVLNGKLTGMAFRVPTSDVSVVDLTVVLEKEASMADICAAMKEASEGELKGVLGYTEDAVVSTDFRGCANTSIFDAKAGISLDSNFAKIVSWYDNEWGYSNKVCEMARVIAGK; this is translated from the coding sequence ATGATCAAACTAGGTATTAACGGTTTTGGCCGTATCGGACGTATGGTGTTCCGTGCTGCAGTTGCTAACTTTGGCAACGACATTCAAGTTGTAGGTATCAACGACCTTTTGGATGCTGATTACTTGGCATACATGTTGAAATATGACTCAGTACACGGTCGTTTCGACGGCGAAGTAGCTGTAGAAGACGGCGCTTTGGTTGTAAACGGTAACAAGATCCGTTTAACTGCTGAGATGGATCCTGCTAACTTGAAATGGAACGAGGTTGACGCTGACGTTGTTGTTGAGTCTACTGGTTTCTTCTTGACAGACGAGACAGCTCGCAAACACATCCAAGCTGGCGCTAAGAAAGTTATCATGTCTGCTCCTTCTAAGGATGCTACTCCTATGTTCGTTTACGGTGTTAACCATACAACTTACGCAGGTCAAGACATTATCTCTAACGCTTCTTGTACTACAAACTGCTTGGCTCCTATCGCTAAGGTTTTGAACGACAAGTTCGGTATCGTTAAAGGTTTGATGACAACAGTTCACGCTGCTACAGCTACTCAGAAGACTGTAGACGGTCCTTCTAAGAAAGACTGGAGAGGTGGTCGTGGTATCCTTGAGAACATCATCCCTTCTTCAACGGGTGCCGCTAAGGCTGTAGGTAAAGTATTACCTGTATTGAACGGCAAATTGACAGGTATGGCTTTCCGTGTACCGACTTCTGATGTTTCTGTTGTTGACTTGACAGTAGTTCTTGAGAAAGAGGCTTCTATGGCTGACATCTGCGCTGCAATGAAGGAGGCTTCTGAAGGCGAATTGAAAGGTGTTCTTGGTTATACTGAAGACGCAGTTGTTTCAACTGACTTCCGTGGCTGTGCTAACACTTCTATCTTCGACGCTAAAGCTGGTATCTCTTTGGATTCTAACTTCGCTAAGATCGTATCTTGGTACGACAACGAGTGGGGTTATTCAAACAAAGTTTGTGAGATGGCTCGCGTTATCGCTGGTAAGTAA
- a CDS encoding phage holin family protein yields MEKDSGTVFRELKEDVSAYVELKLELLKLSTYERTGKVIAVLSYGLILLFLAFFAILFIFLALGFFLGDWLGSSGFGFGIVAVLYLLLIGIIIMNRDRISTKVLNEVIAAMTANDDKNNATNDEQPANPTGETDF; encoded by the coding sequence ATGGAGAAAGATTCAGGAACAGTCTTCCGTGAGCTGAAAGAAGATGTATCGGCTTATGTGGAGTTAAAACTTGAGCTCCTAAAGTTGAGCACATATGAGAGAACGGGTAAAGTCATAGCCGTTCTCTCATATGGCTTGATATTATTGTTCTTGGCGTTCTTCGCCATCTTGTTCATATTCTTGGCCTTGGGCTTCTTCCTAGGGGATTGGCTCGGCTCCTCCGGGTTCGGATTCGGTATCGTGGCGGTCTTGTACCTGCTACTTATCGGCATTATAATAATGAATAGGGACAGGATCAGCACAAAAGTATTAAATGAGGTAATAGCCGCCATGACGGCGAATGACGATAAAAATAACGCGACAAACGATGAACAACCGGCAAACCCCACTGGAGAAACTGATTTCTGA
- a CDS encoding YtxH domain-containing protein has protein sequence MKSVDSKLLLGLVVGAAVGAAVGYLAATDKREQLLEELNGVVGKVKEGFNSALAKYKEGKQEVVQATEEIVAE, from the coding sequence ATGAAAAGCGTAGATTCAAAATTATTACTTGGCCTTGTAGTAGGCGCGGCTGTTGGTGCCGCTGTAGGTTATTTGGCAGCGACAGATAAGAGAGAACAATTACTGGAAGAATTGAACGGTGTTGTCGGAAAAGTAAAAGAAGGTTTTAACTCCGCTCTTGCCAAATATAAAGAAGGAAAGCAAGAAGTAGTACAGGCAACAGAAGAAATCGTAGCTGAATAA
- the prmA gene encoding 50S ribosomal protein L11 methyltransferase, with protein MNYYELSFTYTSPIEKEIINDVLAAELGEIGFESFTESEKGLLGYISEALYDKKTLDDKLADFPLENTRIDYTSKWVESKDWNEEWEKNYFKPIRIGNECIIRASFHEAEPGYTYNIIIDPKMAFGTGNHETTYLMISEMLKLDLEGKELLDMGCGTAVLAILARLKGAKRVAAIDIDEWAYNNALENIRLNHTEDIQVALGGAEKIKEFGLFDIVFANINRNILLNDICQYTNSMKPGSILFMSGFYVEDIPAIEAECQKNGLKLDSYNERNNWVAVKVLKG; from the coding sequence ATGAACTACTACGAACTTAGTTTCACATACACCTCTCCTATCGAGAAAGAGATTATCAATGACGTGCTGGCCGCCGAGTTGGGGGAAATCGGTTTTGAGAGCTTTACGGAAAGCGAGAAGGGTTTGCTGGGATATATATCCGAGGCTTTATACGACAAAAAGACATTGGATGATAAACTGGCCGACTTTCCGCTAGAGAATACCCGGATCGATTACACCTCCAAATGGGTAGAAAGCAAGGACTGGAATGAGGAATGGGAGAAGAATTATTTCAAACCGATCCGGATCGGAAACGAATGCATCATCCGTGCCTCCTTCCACGAGGCGGAGCCCGGTTATACATATAATATAATAATAGACCCGAAAATGGCTTTCGGTACCGGCAATCACGAAACGACTTATTTGATGATAAGCGAGATGCTGAAACTAGACCTAGAAGGCAAGGAGTTACTGGATATGGGATGCGGCACAGCCGTGCTGGCCATCTTGGCCCGGCTGAAAGGGGCGAAACGGGTAGCGGCCATCGACATCGACGAATGGGCTTATAACAACGCCCTAGAGAATATCCGCCTGAATCATACCGAAGACATACAAGTTGCCTTGGGCGGCGCCGAGAAAATCAAGGAATTCGGGCTATTCGACATCGTCTTCGCCAATATCAACCGGAACATCCTCCTGAATGACATTTGTCAATATACAAACAGTATGAAACCGGGAAGCATCCTATTTATGAGCGGCTTTTATGTAGAAGATATCCCGGCGATAGAAGCAGAATGTCAGAAGAACGGGCTGAAATTGGATTCTTATAACGAAAGAAATAACTGGGTTGCCGTGAAGGTCTTAAAAGGATAA
- a CDS encoding N-acetylmuramoyl-L-alanine amidase, with translation MKQYCFYQNYREIKLLVIHCSATRYDRDFPVEALRNAHKDRGFADIGYHYYITRDGELHRCRPENQIGAHASGWNDHSLGICYEGGLDERGLPADTRTYAQRCTLMDLLRQLRRDYPSARILGHYQLSTNIRKACPCFDAEKEYAELY, from the coding sequence ATGAAACAATACTGCTTCTATCAGAATTACAGGGAAATCAAACTTCTCGTAATTCACTGCAGCGCAACCCGCTACGACCGGGATTTTCCAGTGGAAGCGCTTCGGAACGCACACAAGGATCGTGGGTTCGCCGACATCGGCTATCATTACTATATCACCCGGGATGGCGAGCTGCACCGCTGCCGGCCGGAGAACCAGATCGGGGCACACGCTTCGGGCTGGAACGATCACAGTCTGGGTATTTGCTACGAGGGCGGACTGGATGAGCGAGGACTTCCCGCGGATACCCGGACGTATGCCCAGCGGTGTACCTTGATGGACCTGTTACGGCAATTACGAAGGGATTACCCGTCGGCACGTATCTTAGGACATTATCAACTCAGCACCAACATTCGCAAGGCTTGCCCCTGCTTCGACGCGGAGAAAGAATATGCGGAATTGTATTAG
- a CDS encoding smalltalk protein: protein MKKSVWSTILKVIIAVATAIAGAFGLQACNLF from the coding sequence ATGAAGAAGTCTGTTTGGAGTACCATTCTCAAAGTGATCATCGCTGTTGCTACCGCCATCGCAGGGGCCTTCGGCCTGCAAGCCTGCAACCTGTTCTAG